A window of Rattus norvegicus strain BN/NHsdMcwi chromosome 14, GRCr8, whole genome shotgun sequence contains these coding sequences:
- the Dspp gene encoding dentin sialophosphoprotein precursor: protein MKTKIIIYICIWATAWAIPVPQLVPLERDIVEKSADVPFLAHPGTAAQNELHINKATNDSDSDDSPKGSELGRQVHSNGGYERDRNGSESIAVGGKSSPTQPILANAQGNSAKEREDVETYGHDGIHAGENSTANGIRGQLGIAENAEEAKESKVHEQPHQDTKTGLASDTSQNGDATLVQENEPQVAGSKNSTNHEVGTHGSGVAAQETTPQREGEGSENQGAEVTPSIGEGAGLDNTEGSPSGNGIEEDEDTGSGDGVGADAGDGRESHDGTEGHEGQSSGGNNDNRGQGSVSTEDDDSKEQEGSPNGRGGDNTSSSEETGIEEGDGTQTTQDNQNLSPTEGGIISQAEACPSGQSQNQGLETEGSSTGNKSSITKESGKLSGSKDSNGHHGMELDKRNSPKQGAAEKSDTHNNMGHSRIGSSSNSDGHDSYDFDDESMQGDDPNSSDESNGSDGSDDANSESANENGNHGDASYTSDESSDNGGDSDSYAGEDDSSDDTSDTDDSDSNGDDDSESEDKDESDNSNHDNDSDSESKSDSSDSDSDSSDSSDSSDSSDSSDSSDSSESSDSSDSSDSSDSSDSSDSSDSSDSSDSSDSDSNDSSDSSDSSDSSDSSDSSESSDSSDSSDSSDSSESSESSESSDSSDSSDSSDSSDSSESSESSDSSDSSDSSDSDSSDSSDSSDSSDSSDSSDSSDSSDSSDSSDSSDSDSSDSDSSDSSDSSDSSDSSDSSDSSDSSDSSNSDSSDSSDSSDSSDSSDSSDSSDSSDSSDSSDSSDSSDSSDSSDSSDSSDSSDSSDSSDSSDSSDSSDSSDSSDSSDSSDSNSSDSSDSSDSSDSSDSSDSSDSSDSSDSSDSSDSSNSSDSSDSSDGDSSDGDSSDSDSSDSDSSNSSDSDSSDSSDSSSSDSSDSDSDSKDSTSDSSDDDSKSGNGNSDSDSDSEGSDSNHSTSDD, encoded by the exons ATGAAAACGaagataattatatatatttgcatttggGCAACCGCATGGGCCATTCCG GTTCCTCAGTTAGTGCCGCTGGAGAGAGACATTGTTGAAAAATCTGCCGACGTACCCTTTCTAGCACATCCAGGAACCGCAGCACAG AATGAGTTGCATATCAACAAGGCCACTAACGACAGCGACAGCGACGATTCCCCAAAGGGCAGTGAGCTAGGAAGGCAGGTACACTCTAATGGGGGTTACGAAAGAGACAGGAATGGCTCCGAGTCGATAGCCGTAGGAGGGAAGAGTTCTCCTACTCAGCCCATTTTAGCAAACGCACAGGGGAACAGTGCTAAAGAACGCGAAGACGTAGAAACATACGGTCACGATGGGATACACGCAGGAGAGAACAGCACAGCAAACGGCATCAGGGGCCAATTAGGCATCGCTGAAAATGCCGAGGAAGCAAAGGAGAGTAAGGTACACGAGCAGCCTCATCAGGATACAAAAACTGGCCTTGCCAGTGACACGAGCCAGAATGGAGACGCCACCCTTGTCCAGGAAAATGAGCCTCAGGTAGCCGGAAGCAAGAATAGCACAAACCATGAGGTTGGAACACACGGGAGTGGAGTTGCTGCACAGGAAACGACGccgcagagagaaggggaggggagtgagaACCAGGGGGCTGAGGTGACACCAAGCATTGGGGAAGGTGCTGGTTTGGATAATACTGAAGGGAGTCCTAGCGGGAACGGGATAGAGGAGGATGAAGACACGGGTTCTGGTGATGGTGTGGGTGCAGACGCAGGAGATGGAAGGGAGAGTCACGATGGCACGGAGGGCCACGAGGGCCAGTCTAGTGGGGGAAACAATGACAACAGAGGTCAGGGTTCAGTTAGTACTGAAGACGATGACTCTAAAGAACAAGAAGGCTCCCCAAATGGACGTGGTGGGGACAACACCTCCAGCAGTGAGGAAACCGGTATTGAAGAAGGCGATGGTACCCAAACAACACAGGACAACCAGAATCTCAGTCCCACAGAGGGTGGGATTATCAGCCAGGCAGAAGCATGTCCTTCTGGGCAGAGCCAAAATCAG GGATTAGAAACCGAAGGTTCCAGCACGGGCAACAAAAGTAGTATTACCAAAGAATCTGGGAAGCTCAGTGGAAGTAAAGACAGCAACGGACACCATGGAATGGAGCTGGACAAAAGGAATAGCCCAAAGCAAGGGGCTGCCGAGAAGTCAGACACCCATAATAACATGGGACACAGCAGGAtaggcagcagcagcaatagtGACGGGCATGACAGTTATGATTTTGACGATGAGTCCATGCAAGGAGACGATCCCAACAGCAGTGACGAGTCTAACGGAAGTGACGGAAGTGATGATGCTAACTCCGAAAGCGCCAATGAGAATGGCAACCATGGAGATGCTTCTTACACCTCTGATGAATCAAGCGATAATGGCGGCGACAGTGACTCATATGCTGGAGAGGATGACAGCAGTGATGACACATCTGATACCGATGACAGTGACAGTAACGGTGATGATGACAGTGAGAGTGAGGACAAGGACGAATCAGACAACAGTAACCACGACAATGACAGTGACAGTGAGAGCAAATCAGACAGCAgcgacagtgacagtgacagcagTGACAGCAGTGACAGCAGTGACAGCAGTGACAGCAGTGACAGTAGCGACAGCAGCGAAAGCAGTGACAGTAGCGACAGTAGCGACAGCAGCGACAGCAGTGACAGCAGTGACAGCAGTGACAGCAGTGACAGTAGCGACAGCAGCGACAGTGACAGCAATGACAGCAGTGACAGTAGTGACAGCAGTGACAGCAGTGACAGTAGTGACAGCAGTGAAAGCAGTGACAGTAGCGACAGCAGTGACAGCAGTGACAGCAGCGAAAGTAGCGAAAGCAGTGAAAGCAGTGACAGTAGTGACAGCAGTGACAGTAGCGACAGCAGTGACAGTAGTGAGAGCAGCGAAAGCAGTGACAGCAGTGACAGTAGCGACAGCAGCGACAGTGACAGCAGTGACAGCAGTGACAGTAGTGACAGCAGTGACAGCAGTGATAGCAGCGACAGTAGTGATAGCAGTGACAGCAGTGACAGCAGTGACAGCAGCGACAGTGACAGCAGCGACAGTGACAGCAGTGACAGTAGTGACAGCAGTGACAGTAGTGACAGCAGTGACAGCAGCGACAGTAGTGACAGTAGTGACAGCAGCAACAGTGACAGTAGCGACAGCAGTGACAGTAGCGACAGCAGTGACAGTAGTGACAGCAGTGACAGCAGTGACAGCAGTGACAGTAGCGACAGCAGTGACAGTAGTGACAGCAGTGACAGCAGCGACAGCAGTGATAGCAGTGACAGCAGTGACAGCAGTGACAGCAGTGACAGTAGTGACAGCAGTGACAGCAGTGACAGCAGTGATAGCAGTGACAGCAGTGACAGTAGCGACAGCAGCGatagcaacagcagtgacagCAGTGACAGCAGTGACAGTAGTGACAGCAGCGACAGCAGTGACAGTAGTGACAGTAGTGACAGCAGTGACAGTAGTGACAGCAgtgacagcagcaacagcagtgacAGCAGTGACAGCAGCGATGGTGACAGCAGTGACGGTGACAGCAGCGATAGTGACAGCAGTGATAGTGACAGTAGTAACAGCAGTGATAGTGACAGCAGTGACAGtagtgacagcagcagcagtgacagcAGCGATAGTGATAGTGACAGCAAGGACAGCACTTCTGACAGCAGTGATGACGACAGCAAGTCTGGTAATGGCAACAGTGACAGCGACAGTGACAGCGAAGGCAGTGACAGTAACCACTCAACCAGTGATGATTAG